From one Mytilus trossulus isolate FHL-02 chromosome 10, PNRI_Mtr1.1.1.hap1, whole genome shotgun sequence genomic stretch:
- the LOC134687746 gene encoding uncharacterized protein LOC134687746, with protein MATDRRKEDCLDFSDVKRTRSTNLAQLTKLYKELEKNLISYENVEHAKQLYSKLCERFEQFKLAHLQCLDLCTQSEVIANLEVNYERCHENFVEFRDRFSQSIASEKSHEEEIPEESDTVSIDSSLSSRSSVSSQSRFRSAKAKRLIAELKLRKLSEQHELERAQIEIKFRQQVFNQLSEMEEANIEESVWQEAVEEDTDNTSGIVNIRNISQTVSQTLQSSVPASEKCINMNSLSGQTAANDKPKMNINNSTQGISAQSGFSDVSVSSIDSAFQRLASTLHEGFNLPKPELLTFNGTPLDYSKFIRNFETNIEGRISDNSLRLSYLIQYCRGEAKCCIEDCVLLDSDEGYKRARAILYSRYGRPHVIARSFIEKLVYGAQIKASDIEGLSKLALEMQKCEITLSQLGFNSDIDNSENLRCIVKRFPMHMRTRWVDIAHSISESGREPRFSDLAKFVDEKSRIASSMYGYDLCRENNQNKTDNRVFTSKHHNNDTVNSKVTTLSTQSLDNTANYEQTCKCCTGTCVDLTSCSKFKSMSLDDRYKLVRMLKLCYNCLKGKHFANNCRKSKACTVSDCNVKHNILLHSWSQPGFDHAATQPSVNCAATKGSMIKNCLGIVPVLVKGQNGNSCKTFALLDDGADKTLCDERLLQKLNIVSKPVTFEMSTVNSSGFTIHGQEVDLQVKAIDGNDKVSLKKVWSVKKLPISARSAAENVDIRKLPYLADIQIHSADLTEVMLLIGTDSPNAHIPLEVRSGNENQPYAIRSRLGWAIRGPIEDMHASNVINDHRAREDKNCLSTDDTEAMKMTESVLYHPARRMPSPTHRSSKSMSNRRSRSRSAFASPGKAAKRARSKNPRRGKKRARSPSKKARKEETKGGPGERKPQQRGKWQREQQDVELDDIVLVADDIQRG; from the coding sequence atggcTACCGATAGACGGAAAGAAGACTGTCTGGACTTCAGTGATGTAAAACGGACTCGTAGTACGAATTTAGCGCAGCTTACTAAATTGTACAAAGAATTGGAAAAgaatttaatttcatatgaGAACGTGGAACATGCAAAACAATTATATTCAAAGTTATGTGAAAGGTTTGAACAATTTAAGTTAGCACACTTACAGTGTTTAGATTTGTGTACACAATCAGAAGTTATAGCAAATTTGGAAGTGAACTATGAACGTTGTCATGAGAACTTTGTAGAATTCCGGGATAGATTTTCTCAGTCTATCGCGAGTGAAAAATCGCATGAAGAGGAAATACCCGAAGAAAGTGATACAGTTTCAATTGATAGCAGTTTGAGTTCACGATCTTCAGTTTCATCACAATCTAGATTTCGCAGTGCCAAAGCTAAGCGGCTCATCGCAGAACTCAAACTCAGGAAATTATCAGAACAGCATGAACTAGAGCGTGCACAAATAGAAATTAAATTTAGACAACAGGTATTTAATCAACTATCCGAGATGGAAGAGGCCAATATCGAAGAATCAGTGTGGCAAGAAGCAGTGGAAGAAGACACAGATAATACCAGTGGAATCGTGAACATTCGGAACATTTCGCAAACAGTCTCGCAAACATTACAGAGCTCTGTTCCTGCGAGTGAAAAGTGTATTAATATGAACTCTCTTTCCGGACAAACTGCAGCAAATGATAAACCAAAGATGAACATTAATAACAGTACACAGGGAATCAGTGCTCAGTCTGGATTTTCGGATGTAAGTGTTTCTAGCATAGATTCGGCTTTTCAACGCCTAGCATCTACACTTCACGAAGGGTTTAATTTGCCAAAACCAGAATTATTAACTTTTAATGGAACTCCGTTAGACTATAGTAAGTTTATACGGAACTTTGAGACAAACATTGAAGGTAGAATAAGTGATAATAGTTTGAGACTGAGTTATTTAATTCAGTACTGTAGAGGTGAAGCAAAGTGTTGTATAGAAGATTGTGTATTATTAGATTCTGATGAGGGTTACAAACGTGCTAGGGCAATATTGTACTCCCGATACGGTAGGCCACATGTAATTGCTagatcatttattgaaaaattagtGTACGGCGCTCAGATTAAAGCGTCAGATATTGAAGGTTTATCTAAATTGGCATTAGAAATGCAAAAATGTGAAATCACATTGTCTCAGTTAGGTTTTAATTCAGATATTGATaattctgaaaatttaaggtGTATTGTTAAACGCTTTCCAATGCATATGAGAACAAGATGGGTCGACATTGCTCATTCAATTAGTGAGTCTGGTAGAGAACCCCGTTTTTCTGACTTAGCTAAATTTGTAGACGAAAAATCACGCATTGCTAGTTCTATGTATGGGTACGATCTTTGTAGAGAAAACAATCAGAACAAGACTGATAATAGGGTTTTTACAAGTAAACATCATAATAATGATACAGTTAATAGTAAGGTTACTACGTTAAGTACTCAAAGTTTAGATAACACAGCTAATTATGAGCAAACATGTAAATGTTGTACAGGTACATGTGTAGATTTGACATCTTGTAGCAAATTCAAGTCAATGAGTTTAGATGATAGGTATAAATTAGTACGCATGTTAAAATTgtgttataattgtttaaaagggAAGCATTTTGCTAACAATTGTAGAAAATCAAAAGCATGCACTGTATCTGACTGTAATGTTAAgcataatattttattgcataGTTGGTCTCAGCCCGGTTTTGATCATGCAGCTACTCAGCCGTCAGTAAATTGCGCAGCTACTAAAGGTTCTATGATTAAGAACTGTTTAGGAATTGTTCCTGTCCTCGTTAAGGGTCAGAACGGTAACTCTTGCAAAACATTTGCCTTGCTAGATGACGGAGCAGATAAAACTTTATGTGATGAACGATTACTTCAGAAATTAAATATAGTCAGCAAGCCGGTCACTTTCGAGATGTCTACTGTTAACTCTTCTGGTTTTACAATTCACGGTCAAGAAGTTGACTTACAAGTAAAAGCTATTGACGGAAATGATAAGGTGTCGTTAAAAAAGGTCTGGTCAGTAAAGAAGCTTCCAATTTCAGCTCGATCTGCCGCAGAAAatgtagatataagaaaattgcCGTATTTAGCCGATATACAGATACACTCTGCTGATTTAACCGAGGTCATGTTGTTAATAGGTACAGATTCACCTAACGCTCACATTCCGCTAGAAGTAAGGTCCGGTAACGAAAACCAACCATATGCAATTCGCTCACGCCTCGGATGGGCTATTCGTGGTCCTATTGAAGATATGCATGCGTCAAATGTTATAAATGATCATAGAGCACGAGAAGACAAGAATTGCTTGTCTACAGATGATACAGAGGCTATGAAAATGACGGAGTCAGTCTTATATCACCCAGCAAGACGGATGCCAAGCCCAACTCATCGTTCATCCAAGTCCATGTCCAACAGAAGGAGCAGGAGCAGGTCAGCATTCGCCTCCCCGGGAAAGGCAGCAAAACGTGCTCGTTCCAAGAACCCAAGAAGGGGGAAGAAAAGGGCAAGGTCTCCATCCAAAAAAGCAAGAAAGGAGGAAACAAAAGGAGGTCCAGGGGAAAGAAAGCCGCAGCAAAGAGGCAAATGGCAGAGGGAACAACAAGATGTTGAATTAGACGATATTGTTTTAGTTGCTGATGATATACAGAGAGGATAA